A genomic segment from Dermatobacter hominis encodes:
- a CDS encoding helix-turn-helix domain-containing protein — protein MHELLRAVKPLTDALGAQVVPLGKVRDGDIELRWEGELVGGVRLPERPRDVEWFLTRVERTYDRPLAELDRVEKQRVVKQLNEAGAFALRKSVEQVAEVLGVSRFTVYNYLNRPEE, from the coding sequence GTGCACGAACTCCTGCGGGCGGTGAAGCCGCTGACCGACGCGCTCGGCGCCCAGGTGGTCCCGCTGGGCAAGGTGCGCGACGGCGACATCGAGCTCCGCTGGGAGGGCGAGCTGGTCGGCGGGGTGCGCCTGCCCGAGCGGCCGCGCGACGTCGAGTGGTTCCTGACGCGGGTCGAGCGGACCTACGACCGGCCGCTGGCCGAGCTCGACCGCGTGGAGAAGCAGCGGGTCGTGAAGCAGCTGAACGAGGCCGGGGCCTTCGCCCTGCGCAAGTCGGTCGAGCAGGTCGCCGAGGTGCTCGGCGTGAGCCGGTTCACCGTCTACAACTACCTGAACCGCCCCGAGGAGTGA